The following are encoded in a window of Halorarum salinum genomic DNA:
- a CDS encoding cystathionine gamma-synthase, translating into MTDDADGFRIETDAVHAGQDPDEETGALMTPIYANSTYEQDAPGDHRGYEYSRTGNPTRTDLEANLAALEGGEYGRAFSSGMGSINTVLNLLEAGDHVVAGDDVYGGTHRIFTRVYERYDLEFDFVDTTDRDAVRDAMGESTELVWVETPTNPLMNVNDIGTLADVAHEYDALCAVDNTFATPYLQRPLEHGADIVSHSLTKYLGGHSDVVGGALVTDDADLDERIGFYQNSVGATPSPFDCFLVLRGTKTLPVRMDRHCDNARELARWLDDHEAVSAVFYPGLDSHPQHDLAAEQMDDFGGMLSFEFDGSLEQASTVVSETEVFTLAESLGGVESLIEQPASMTHAAIPREERLAVGLTDGLIRVSVGVEHVEDMKADLEAAFDAAR; encoded by the coding sequence ATGACCGACGACGCCGACGGGTTCCGCATCGAGACGGACGCGGTCCACGCGGGACAGGACCCCGACGAGGAGACTGGCGCGCTGATGACGCCCATCTACGCGAACTCGACGTACGAACAGGACGCCCCGGGCGACCATCGCGGCTACGAGTACAGCAGGACCGGGAACCCGACCAGGACCGACCTTGAGGCGAACCTCGCGGCGCTGGAGGGCGGCGAGTACGGCCGCGCCTTCTCCTCGGGGATGGGGTCGATAAACACCGTCCTCAACCTGCTGGAGGCGGGCGACCACGTCGTCGCCGGCGACGACGTGTACGGCGGGACCCACCGCATCTTCACCCGGGTGTACGAGCGGTACGACCTGGAGTTCGACTTCGTCGACACGACCGACCGCGACGCCGTCCGCGACGCGATGGGCGAGTCGACGGAGCTGGTGTGGGTCGAGACGCCGACGAACCCGCTCATGAACGTGAACGACATCGGCACGCTCGCCGACGTCGCCCACGAGTACGACGCGCTCTGCGCGGTCGACAACACGTTCGCGACGCCGTACCTCCAGCGGCCGCTGGAGCACGGCGCGGATATCGTCTCGCACTCGCTCACCAAGTACCTCGGCGGCCACTCGGACGTCGTCGGCGGGGCGCTCGTCACCGACGACGCCGATCTGGACGAGCGGATCGGGTTCTACCAGAACTCCGTGGGCGCGACGCCCTCCCCGTTCGACTGCTTCCTCGTGTTGCGGGGAACGAAGACGCTCCCCGTCCGGATGGACCGCCACTGCGACAACGCGCGCGAACTCGCCCGCTGGCTCGACGACCACGAGGCCGTCTCGGCGGTGTTCTACCCCGGACTCGACTCCCACCCCCAGCACGACCTGGCGGCCGAGCAGATGGACGACTTCGGCGGGATGCTCTCGTTCGAGTTCGACGGCTCGCTGGAGCAGGCGAGCACCGTCGTCTCCGAGACGGAGGTGTTCACGCTCGCCGAGAGCCTCGGCGGCGTCGAGAGCCTCATCGAACAGCCGGCGTCGATGACCCACGCGGCCATCCCCCGCGAGGAACGGCTCGCGGTGGGGCTCACCGACGGGCTGATCCGCGTCTCGGTCGGCGTCGAGCACGTCGAGGACATGAAGGCCGACCTGGAGGCGGCGTTCGACGCGGCGCGGTAG
- a CDS encoding helix-turn-helix domain-containing protein gives MAKYSTGSGGGGDSADACELCGREGSSLTRANVAGADLLVCSNCAPHGENRHTERKKSDREGGSRDDTERNRKKRAARNTARVYDASRANTKRWEEEGTDYEEDRLPYLASGYGERVEAARRDAGLTTDELAAELDVDEEDLLAVEEGRASRAGVGGSVVRKLEDRLDVELVDE, from the coding sequence ATGGCCAAGTACTCCACCGGCAGTGGCGGCGGTGGCGACTCCGCGGACGCCTGCGAACTGTGCGGGCGCGAGGGGTCCTCGCTCACCCGCGCCAACGTCGCGGGCGCGGACCTGCTGGTCTGCTCGAACTGTGCGCCACACGGCGAGAACCGTCACACGGAGCGCAAGAAGTCCGACCGGGAGGGCGGCTCCCGCGACGACACGGAACGCAACCGCAAGAAGCGTGCAGCACGGAACACGGCCCGCGTGTACGACGCCTCCCGCGCGAACACGAAACGCTGGGAGGAGGAGGGGACCGACTACGAGGAGGACCGCCTCCCGTACCTGGCGAGCGGCTACGGCGAGCGGGTCGAGGCCGCCAGACGGGACGCCGGGCTCACGACCGACGAACTCGCGGCCGAACTCGACGTCGACGAGGAGGACCTGCTCGCCGTCGAGGAGGGGCGCGCCTCCCGCGCGGGCGTCGGCGGCTCGGTCGTCCGGAAGCTCGAGGACCGGCTCGACGTCGAACTCGTCGACGAGTGA
- a CDS encoding alanine--tRNA ligase-related protein, with protein MSGTLAAARPEVREFTATVDRVDGSEIVLDETYFYPEAGGQPADRGTLAGVEVRDVRTGPDGVVHVLSAAPDVRDGDEVSGVVDDDFRTYCMRAHTASHVLYGAGRHLLEDLGYGGFDISEGKVRVDFTTTTDVDDGTLVELERLVNRAVWDSREVSWEELPVEAAREREEVAFNTKTEEGVMADAESVRVVTVEGWDWAACGGTHVSDTAEIGPVTVLSRSNPGEGMTRVEFAVGPPAIRERAANHGAALAAARALDGNVGALPDAVARVRDERDDLESELAALRNEVLDARLGEFDELRTEGTDWLLGSVAGFDANAVGERAKALAGERADVVVAVGERDSPFVVVASEGEPHAGAVVDALTEEFGGGGGGGPPFAQGGGLDADAEALLDRLRDYVA; from the coding sequence ATGAGCGGAACGCTCGCGGCCGCACGTCCCGAGGTGCGGGAGTTCACGGCGACCGTCGATCGGGTCGACGGAAGCGAGATCGTGCTCGACGAGACGTACTTCTACCCCGAGGCCGGCGGTCAGCCGGCCGACCGGGGGACGCTGGCGGGGGTAGAGGTTCGCGACGTGCGGACCGGACCCGACGGCGTCGTCCACGTCCTCTCGGCGGCGCCCGACGTCCGGGACGGCGACGAGGTGTCGGGCGTCGTCGACGACGACTTCCGGACCTACTGCATGCGGGCCCACACCGCGAGCCACGTCCTGTACGGCGCGGGACGGCACCTCCTCGAGGACCTGGGGTACGGCGGGTTCGACATCTCCGAGGGGAAGGTGCGAGTCGATTTCACCACGACGACCGACGTCGACGACGGGACGCTCGTCGAACTCGAGCGGCTGGTGAACCGGGCCGTCTGGGACTCCCGCGAGGTCTCCTGGGAGGAGCTCCCCGTCGAAGCCGCCCGCGAACGGGAGGAGGTCGCCTTCAACACGAAGACGGAGGAGGGCGTCATGGCCGACGCCGAGTCCGTTCGCGTCGTCACCGTCGAGGGCTGGGACTGGGCGGCCTGCGGCGGTACCCACGTCTCCGACACCGCGGAGATCGGCCCGGTCACGGTTCTCTCGCGCTCTAACCCGGGGGAGGGGATGACCCGGGTGGAGTTCGCGGTCGGCCCCCCGGCCATCCGCGAGCGGGCCGCGAACCACGGCGCCGCGCTCGCGGCCGCGCGCGCGCTCGACGGCAACGTCGGGGCGCTCCCCGACGCCGTCGCCAGGGTCCGGGACGAACGTGACGACCTCGAGTCGGAGCTCGCGGCGCTCCGGAACGAGGTGCTCGACGCCCGACTCGGCGAGTTCGACGAACTCCGGACGGAGGGAACCGACTGGCTGCTCGGCAGCGTCGCCGGCTTCGACGCCAACGCGGTCGGGGAACGCGCGAAGGCCCTCGCGGGGGAGCGGGCCGACGTCGTCGTCGCGGTCGGGGAGCGGGACTCCCCGTTCGTCGTCGTCGCCTCCGAGGGGGAGCCCCACGCCGGCGCCGTCGTCGACGCGCTCACCGAGGAGTTCGGCGGCGGCGGCGGGGGCGGCCCCCCCTTCGCACAGGGCGGCGGCCTCGACGCCGACGCCGAGGCGCTCCTCGATCGGCTCCGCGACTACGTCGCGTAG
- a CDS encoding acyl-CoA dehydrogenase family protein — MTDVYGHSPSLLTDEQRAIREVVREFAIDEVRPGAREADEEERFPEDVWDALADLDLTGLTVPSEYGGFDADRATYALVNEELAYGQLAVATALSVHCLATSCIAKFGSEGVREEWLPEMVDGRPVGAFCLSEPHAGSNPAELSTTATREGDEYVLDGEKQWITNGERAGVYVVFAKTDPEDDGSITQFLVPADLDGVTVGPKEDKLGLRASDTTSMQFDDVRLPERYRLTEEGEGLNAAFRILTGGRIAIAAQAVGLAQAAIDEARAYAWEREQFGGPIAEIQTVRHKFADMATNTQAARLLVREAARQSDAGEDPRLLASMAKYFASETAVDVTNEAVQIHGGYGYTTEFDVERFYRDSKITTIYEGTSEIQKKIVAREVLS, encoded by the coding sequence ATGACCGACGTCTACGGCCACTCGCCCTCGCTGCTCACGGACGAACAGCGGGCGATCCGGGAGGTCGTTCGCGAGTTCGCGATCGACGAGGTCCGCCCCGGCGCACGCGAGGCGGACGAGGAGGAACGGTTCCCCGAGGACGTGTGGGACGCGCTGGCCGACCTCGACCTGACGGGGCTGACCGTCCCGTCCGAGTACGGCGGCTTCGACGCCGACCGGGCGACGTACGCGCTCGTGAACGAGGAACTCGCGTACGGCCAGCTCGCGGTCGCCACTGCGCTGTCCGTCCACTGTCTGGCGACCTCGTGCATCGCGAAGTTCGGCTCCGAGGGCGTCCGGGAGGAGTGGCTCCCGGAGATGGTCGACGGTCGCCCGGTCGGCGCGTTCTGCCTCTCGGAACCGCACGCCGGGTCGAACCCCGCCGAGCTGTCCACCACCGCCACCCGCGAGGGCGACGAGTACGTCCTGGACGGCGAGAAGCAGTGGATCACCAACGGCGAACGGGCCGGCGTGTACGTCGTCTTCGCGAAGACCGACCCCGAGGACGACGGCTCCATCACGCAGTTCCTCGTCCCCGCGGATCTCGACGGCGTCACCGTCGGCCCGAAGGAGGACAAACTCGGCCTCCGCGCGTCGGACACGACGTCGATGCAGTTCGACGACGTGCGTCTCCCGGAGCGGTACCGCCTCACCGAGGAGGGCGAGGGGCTGAACGCCGCGTTTCGAATCCTCACGGGCGGTCGCATCGCCATCGCGGCGCAGGCGGTGGGACTCGCACAGGCCGCGATCGACGAGGCGCGGGCCTACGCCTGGGAGCGGGAGCAGTTCGGCGGCCCCATCGCGGAGATCCAGACCGTCCGCCACAAGTTCGCCGACATGGCGACGAACACCCAGGCCGCGAGGCTCCTCGTCAGGGAGGCGGCCCGGCAGTCGGACGCTGGCGAGGACCCCCGATTGCTCGCCTCGATGGCGAAGTACTTCGCCAGCGAGACGGCCGTCGACGTGACGAACGAGGCCGTCCAGATCCACGGCGGCTACGGCTACACGACGGAGTTCGACGTCGAACGGTTCTACCGCGACTCGAAGATCACGACCATCTACGAGGGGACCTCCGAGATACAGAAGAAGATCGTCGCGCGGGAGGTCCTGTCGTAA
- a CDS encoding HAD family hydrolase: protein MSPIEFDDYDAVVYDLDGTLVRLAVDWDAATRDAAALFERNGHEVPESGLWELLERADDAGLRGELEVQLSERECEGARRSERLPRADDLPLPVPTGVCSLNCEAACRLALDRHALSGHVRSVVGRDSNATYKPDPEPLLATIEELGVPPARAVFVGDSARDELTAERADVDFLWV, encoded by the coding sequence GTGAGTCCCATCGAATTCGACGACTACGACGCGGTCGTGTACGACCTCGACGGTACGCTCGTCCGCCTCGCGGTCGACTGGGACGCCGCGACCAGGGACGCCGCCGCCCTCTTCGAGCGAAACGGCCACGAGGTCCCGGAGTCCGGGCTCTGGGAACTCCTCGAACGGGCGGACGACGCGGGTCTCAGGGGGGAACTCGAGGTCCAGCTCTCGGAACGCGAGTGCGAGGGCGCCCGCCGGTCGGAGCGGTTACCGCGGGCCGACGACCTCCCCCTCCCGGTACCGACCGGGGTCTGTTCGCTGAACTGCGAGGCGGCGTGTCGGCTCGCCCTCGACCGGCACGCGCTCTCCGGGCACGTCCGGTCGGTCGTCGGACGCGACTCGAACGCGACGTACAAACCGGATCCCGAGCCGTTGCTCGCGACGATCGAGGAACTCGGCGTCCCGCCGGCGCGGGCGGTGTTCGTGGGCGACTCCGCGCGTGACGAACTGACGGCCGAGCGGGCCGACGTCGACTTTCTGTGGGTGTAG
- a CDS encoding DUF5822 domain-containing protein: MPTRVETTAPEGVDYGWVMQTTFVLTIVLGAPVVTGLSTFATLPTWASRAEFAIRVGAVVWFLTATSVFLYARAYR; the protein is encoded by the coding sequence GTGCCGACGCGCGTCGAGACCACGGCCCCGGAGGGAGTCGACTACGGCTGGGTGATGCAGACGACGTTCGTCCTCACCATCGTCCTCGGAGCCCCCGTGGTGACCGGGCTCTCGACGTTCGCGACGCTCCCGACCTGGGCGAGCCGCGCCGAGTTCGCGATCCGGGTCGGGGCCGTCGTCTGGTTCCTCACCGCGACCTCGGTGTTCCTCTACGCACGCGCCTACCGCTGA
- the panB gene encoding 3-methyl-2-oxobutanoate hydroxymethyltransferase, with product MTTTRSLGEKAGEEPITMLTAYDAPTAAIVDEAGIDVILVGDSMGNAVLGYDSTLPVTMEEVMSRTGAVARATEDALVVADMPFLSFGVDGAESVENAGRMLKEADADAVKIESGPHTVELTRRLTDVGIPVMAHLGLTPQHVNQLGGYQRQGTERDAAETIVDLAREHQEAGAFSLVLEHVPSNLARQVTEALSVPTIGIGAGPETDGQVLVITDVLGMDDWSPPFSKQFGDVHGEMERAISAFREGVEAGEFPAEEHSHVEDDVEDVY from the coding sequence ATGACCACGACACGGAGTCTCGGTGAGAAGGCGGGCGAGGAGCCGATCACGATGCTCACCGCGTACGACGCGCCGACGGCCGCCATCGTCGACGAGGCCGGCATCGACGTGATACTCGTGGGCGACAGCATGGGGAACGCCGTTCTCGGCTACGACTCGACCCTGCCGGTCACGATGGAGGAGGTGATGAGCCGAACCGGCGCCGTCGCTCGCGCGACCGAGGACGCGCTCGTCGTCGCGGACATGCCGTTCCTCTCGTTCGGCGTCGACGGGGCCGAGAGCGTCGAGAACGCCGGCCGGATGCTGAAGGAGGCGGACGCGGACGCCGTGAAGATCGAGAGCGGCCCGCACACGGTCGAGCTGACCCGGCGGCTCACCGACGTCGGCATCCCGGTCATGGCTCACCTGGGGCTCACCCCACAGCACGTGAACCAGCTCGGCGGCTACCAGCGGCAGGGGACCGAACGGGACGCCGCGGAGACCATCGTCGACCTCGCGCGGGAGCACCAGGAGGCGGGTGCGTTCTCGCTCGTGCTCGAACACGTGCCGTCGAACCTGGCCAGGCAGGTGACGGAAGCGCTCTCCGTCCCGACGATCGGCATCGGCGCGGGCCCGGAGACGGACGGGCAGGTGCTCGTCATCACCGACGTGCTCGGGATGGACGACTGGTCGCCGCCGTTCTCGAAGCAGTTCGGCGACGTGCACGGCGAGATGGAGCGGGCGATCTCGGCGTTCAGGGAGGGGGTCGAGGCGGGGGAGTTCCCGGCCGAGGAGCACAGCCACGTCGAGGACGACGTGGAGGACGTCTACTAG